In Rhizophagus irregularis chromosome 19, complete sequence, the following are encoded in one genomic region:
- a CDS encoding uncharacterized protein (SECRETED:cutsite_VLA-QI; SECRETED:prob_0.9384); SECRETED:SignalP(1-21), protein MKSTKNSWLIIISMLIHSVLAQIDPISIISKDNCPSPLIARDPNGHIDESQNCVNNCCLACPFPNNFYEEGKLDFIYKSFAILGIISFFLMILLCIFFIVLPSQKKNHLAKLMLFPLALSVMCFEGAEFFTINQKQSQCVDAITPADSRNNTYCAVQAFFTLAGSCAIACYSSLLMTHLHLVSVWRVDFITKKIIGFHALIFGGSLAAFIIPYLTNNIQSSNICFISLDSAPAYFYFLFFIYIAFAAHLTTFIYMAHITIKSNRRYSVASTISKRTTIIEAQRQLNHLHAVFKMQWRALLGALLMLIIYVLNWHFYIFGLRVLAESTLTSEWIIKWVLCLKDQGSQSICANIIKEYIPSYSYIITLLFFNRTAGILIFIIFAAKKSVVLEVYDLIRGKNPREMNPNLSFVETEIPGGRGSSSISAHRLTRLSFYVNNKNVGDNVSNTTESATLAPSDRTSVSISKMENNMNKDERTSITFSPTSRYSEPSSNVLRDSIQLLSTLPEQSILRR, encoded by the exons atgaaatcgacGAAGAATTCGTGgcttattataatttctatGCTGATACATTCAGTTTTAGCGCAAATAGACCCTATTAGTATAATATCAAAAGATAATTGTCCTTCACCTCTTATAGCCAGAGATCCCAATGGCCATATAGATGAATCTCAAAATTGTGTTAACAATTGCTGTCTTGCTTGTCCATTtcctaataatttttatgaagaaGGCAAACTCGATTTTATCTACAAAAGTTTTGCAATATTAGGAATTATCTCTTTTTTCCTAATGATTTTACTTTGcatcttttttattgtacttccaagtcaaaaaaaaaatcatttagcAAAGTTAATGTTGTTTCCTCTTGCTTTGAGTGTGATGTGTTTTGAAGGAGCTGAATTTTTCACCATAAACCAAAAACAAAGTCAG TGCGTTGACGCAATTACCCCAGCAGATTCAAGAAATAATACGTATTGCGCTGTTCAAG catTTTTCACGCTTGCTGGATCGTGTGCAATAGCGTGCTATTCTTCACTTTTAATGACGCATTTACATTTA gTATCGGTGTGGCGCGTGGATTttataaccaaaaaaataattggtttCCATGCTTTAATCTTTGGAGGTTCATTAGCAGCATTTATAATTCCTTATCttacaaataatattcaatCATCAAACATATGCTTTATTTCTTTGGATTCGGCTCCCGCGtacttttactttttgttctttatttatattgcaTTCGCTGCTCATTTAacaacttttatatatatggcTCAC ataacTATCAAATCGAACCGACGTTATTCAGTTGCGTCGACTATATCAAAACGTACTACTATAATTGAAGCTCAAAGGCAATTGAATCACTTGCATGCAGTCTTCAAAATGCAATGGCGCGCATTATTAGGAGCTTTATTAATGTTGATAATATACGTTTTAAAttggcatttttatatttttggacTCCGAGTATTAGCCGAATCAACTTTAACAAGTGAATGGATTATAAAATGGGTACTATGTTTGAAAGATCAAGGAAGTCAATCTATTTGTGccaatataattaaagaatatataccAAGTTACTCttatataataacattattattctttaatagaACCGCAGGAATattgattttcataatatttgcTGCTAAAAAATCAGTAGTATTAGAAgtttatgatttaattagagGAAAAAACCCAAGAGAAATGAATCCAAATTTATCATTCGTCGAAACGGAAATTCCAGGAGGTAGGGGTAGTAGTAGTATCAGTGCACATAGGTTAACTAGGTTAAGTTTTtacgtaaataataaaaatgttggtGATAATGTTTCAAATACAACCGAAAGTGCAACATTAGCCCCTTCAGATAGAACAAGTGTTTCAATTTCAAAGAtggaaaataatatgaataaggATGAAAGAACCTCTATAACTTTTTCACCAACGAGTAGATATTCAGAACCATCATCAAATGTTTTAAGAGATTCAATTCAATTACTATCAACCTTGCCTGAACAATCAATACTAAGAAGATAA